Genomic segment of Mycolicibacterium psychrotolerans:
GCTGGGTGCGGTGTTCGTGCTCGGCGCACTGGTGGCCCGTCAGATACCGCCGGTGCGCGACTACATCACCAGCGTGCTCGAGTACGTCAACACCGGTCCGCTGTGGCTGATCGTGTTCATCACCGTGATCAACGGGCTGGCCGAGGAGATGTTCTTCCGCGGCGCGCTCTACACCGCGCTGTGGAAGTACAAGCCGGTGCTCGTGTCGACCGTGCTCTACGTGATCGCGACGGCCGCCACCACAGGCAACCCGATGCTGGGCTTCGCGGCGGTCATCCTCGGCACCGTGTGCGCGCTGGAGCGCCGCGCCACCGGGGGAGTGCTCGCCCCCATGCTGACCCACTTCTTCTGGGGTCTGGTCATGGTGCTCGCACTGCCCCCGATGTTCGGCGTCTAACGCAGCGGGTGCGCGACCTCGTCGCGCCGCATCCCGGCCGCCCACATCGCGACGGCGGCCAGCACCAGCGGAACCAGGCCCGCGGTGAGGAAGATCGCCTGCATCGACACGACTTTCGACAGCGGGCCGACGATCGCGAACGACACCGGCATGAACGCCAGCGACACGAAGAAGTCCAGACTCGACACCCGGCCCAGCATCAACGGTGGAACCCGCCGCTGGAGCAGCGTGCCCCAGATGACCATGCCGGCCCCGTCGGTCACGCCGATGACGAAGGTGGCCAACGCCATCACCGGGAACGACGACGTCACGCCGACGACCGCGAGCGGGACCGAGCCCACGCTCCACATCACCATCATCACGGTCAGGTACCGGCGCGGCAGGTGCCGCGACGAGACAGTCAGCGCGCCCAGCGCGCTGCCGATGCCGAAGAACGCCAGGACGAACCCGTAGGTCCGCTCGCCGTCGGCGAAGCGGTCGGCGACGACGAACGGCAGCAGCACCTCGATGGGCCCCAGCACCACCAGCACGAAGATGCTCGCGAACAGCAGTGTCCACAGCAGCCACGGCGTGCGCCACACGAAGGAGAAACCCTCCCGCAGGTCGCGCAGGAGCCGCTGGGGCGGCTGTTGTGCCGCAACGTTTCTCGTCGGTGTCCTGGTGGCCAGCAGCAGTGCCAGGCCGACGGCGAAGAGCGCGGCCACCGCGACCGCGCCCACGGCCGGGAACGTCGCAGCGACCAGCAGCCCGGCGATCGCCGGCCCGGCCGCGCGCTGGAACACCGGCCGCACCACGCCTTCGACGCCGTTGGCCGCCAGCAACTGCTCGGCGGGCAGGATCCTGGGCAGCAGCGCGCTGTAGGCGGGGAAGAAGAACGCCGCCGCGACGCCCAGGGCGCCCGCCGCCACGGCGAGGTGCCAGATCTGCAGGGCGTCAAGGAATCCCAGGACGGCGACCGTCGTCACCACCGCCGTGTTGACGGCCTCGACGACGATGATGATCGCCCGCTGGGGCAGCCGGTCAGCGGCCAGTCCGCCCACCAGGACGAAGGCGACCAGGCCCACGCCCAGGCAGGTGGCGACCAGCGACAGCGACGTCGGGTCGTCGTCGAGCGCGATGACCTGCAGCGTCATCACCACGGCCCACATGCCCTCGGCGAAGATCGACAGGGACACCGCGGCGATCAACAGGCGGTACTCGCGGAACCGGAACGGCGCGAGCACACGCCAGCCGGGGTCTGCCACCGGCTGTTCGATGTCGTATTGCGTGCTCACCCAACGATGGTGGCCGATGCCGGTGCCTCGAGTCGAACGATTTTCCGCACGCCTGCGCCCACGAGATCGACGAAATGGCGTGATCTACTCGTCCTTTTTCGCCCAAACGTCGGTTTGGGCGACAAAAGGGGGTCAGGTGTCGGTGAACGTGGCCGCGCGGCGCTGCTGGAACGCGCGAGTGCCCTCACGGAAGTCATTGCCGCCCAACAGCATCAGCTGTCCGCGCTTCTCACGCTCGAGTGCGTCCTCGAGTTCGGTCAGCGTCGCGGCGTTGATCGCGTCCTTGGTCTTGCGCAGTGCGACGGCCGGTCCACCGACCAGTGTCGCGATCACCGCGTCGACCTCGGCGTCGAAGTCGCCCGCCGGGTAGACCGCGCTCACCAGTCCCCAGGCGAACGCCTCGGCGGCCGGGATGCGTTCGGCCAGCAGCGCCATCCGCATCGCCCGGATGCGGCCGACCGCGGCGGCGATCAGCGCCGAGGCGCCACCGTCGGGCATCAGCCCGATCTTGGTGAAGGCGAGCATGAAAAAGGCCTTCTCCGACGCCAATACGACATCGCAGGCCAAGGCGATCGACGCCCCCACGCCCGCCGCGGCGCCGTGGACCACCGCGACCGCGGGCTGGGGCACACGAACGATCGCGCGGATGCAGCGGTTGGCCGCGTCGAGGACCTCGGCCGGGGTGCCTGCGGCGTCCGGGTTGGCATGGTCGGACTCGCTGATGCCCGCGCCCGACGAGAATCCCCGGCCCGCCCCGCCGATGCGCACCACGCGGACCCGGCTGTCGTCCGCGGCGCGTTCGAGGGTCTCGGCCAGGGTGCGCAGCATCGGCGCGGTCAGCGAGTTCAGGCTGTCGGGACGGTTCAGCGTCACCGTCAGCACACCGCCGTCGAGCTGCACGCGGAGGTCGTCGATGCCGGTGTAGGACTCCGTCGTCGTCATAGTCTGGCACCCTAGGTCGGGCGAGAAGGTTATACAAGTAAGCTATGTCGCGGCCGACGGGCGACGGAGACGAAGGGCGGTTGGACATGGCTGGACCTCTGCAGGGATTGCGTGTCGTGGAGCTGGCCGGCATCGGTCCGGGCCCGCACGCCGCGATGATCCTGGGTGACCTCGGCGCCGACGTCGTGCGCGTCGAACGTCCCGGCAAGGGAGGCGGCGCCCCCAGCCGCGACTACCTGCTGCGCAACCGGCGTTCGGTGGCCGCGAACCTCAAGGACCCCGACGACCAGAAGATGGTCCTCGGGCTGATCGCCAAGGCCGACGTGCTGATCGAGGGCTTCCGGCCAGGTGTCACCGAGCGGTTGGGGCTCGGCCCGCAGGACTGCGCGAAGGTCAACGAGCGTCTGATCTACGCCCGGATGACCGGGTGGGGCCAAGACGGTCCGCGCGCCCAGCAGGCCGGGCACGACATCAACTACATCTCGCTCAACGGCACGCTGCACGCGATCGGCCGGGCCGGTGAACGGCCGGTGCCCCCGCTGAACCTCGTCGGCGACTTCGGTGGCGGATCGATGTTCCTGCTGGTGGGGGTGCTTTCCGCGCTGTGGGAGCGGGAACGCTCCGGCAAGGGGCAGGTGGTCGACGCCGCGATGGTCGACGGCAGCAGTGTGCTGTCGACGATGATGTGGGCGTTCCGCGGCATGGGCATGTGGAGCGACGAGCGCGGGGTGAACATGCTCGACACCGGCGCGCCGTATTACGACACCTACACCTGCGCCGACGGCCGCCACGTCGCGGTCGGCGCGATCGAGCCGCAGTTCTACGCCGAGATGCTCGCGGGCCTCGGTCTGACCGACGCCGATCTCCCTGACCAGAACGACATGAGCCGGTGGCCGGAGCTGCGGGCCCGGCTGACCGAGGCGTTCGCCGCGCACGACCGCGACCACTGGGCGAAGGTGTTCGCCGGCACCGACGCGTGCGTGACGCCGGTGCTGTCGTTCGCCGAGGTGGAGTCCGAACCGCACAACACCGAGCGCGACACCTTCTACCGCGAGAACGACTACCTGTATCCGGCGCCCGCCCCGCGGTTCTCCCGCACGGCGCCCACCACGCCGAAGACGCCAGGCGTCCCGGGCGCCGACACCGAAGCTGTTCTGCAGGACTGGGTTTGAGAACAACGAAAGGAACCGATCTGTGGAGATCAAGGACGCCGTAGCCGTCGTCACCGGAGGTGCTTCGGGACTGGGACTGGCGACGACGAAGCGACTGCTCGACCGCGGTGCCTCGGTGGTGGTGATCGACCTCAAGGGTGCCGAGGCGGTCGCCGAGCTGGGCCCGCGCGCCAAGTTCGTCGAGGCCAACGTCACCGACCCCGAGCAGGTCACCGCCGCGCTGGACGCCGCCGAGGAGATGGGTCCGCTGCGCATCGACGTCAACTGCGCCGGGATCGGCAACGCGATCAAGACGCTGGGCAAGGAGGGGCCGTTCCCGCTCGACGGTTTCCGCAAGGTCGTCGAGGTCAACCTGATCGGCACGTTCAACGTGATCCGGCTTGCCGCAGAGCGCATCGCGAAGACCGAACCCATCAACGGGGAGCGCGGCGTCATCGTCAACACCGCGTCGGTCGCGGCGTTCGACGGGCAGATCGGGCAGGCCGCGTACTCGGCGTCCAAGGGCGGCGTGGTCGGCATGACGCTGCCGATCGCCCGTGACCTCTCCCGCGAGCTCATCCGCGTGGTCACCATTGCGCCGGGGCTGTTCAAGACCCCGCTGCTGGGTTCGCTGCCCGAGGAGGCGCAGGCCTCGCTCGGCAAGCAGGTGCCGCACCCGGCCCGCCTCGGCGATCCGGACGAGTACGGCGCGCTGGCGGTGCACATCGTGGAGAACCCGATGCTCAACGGGGAGACGATCCGGTTGGACGGGGCGATCCGGATGGCCCCCCGATGAGCGCTTGCGCGAAGAGAAGGGGCCTGAGGTGAGCATCCGGACGAAGTTCACCGAGACGTTCGGGGTCGAGCATCCGATCGCCCAGGGCGGGATGCAGTGGGTCGGTCGCGCGGAACTCGTTGCGGCCGTTGCCAATTCAGGGGCGCTGGGCTTTCTCACCGCGCTCACCCAGCCGACGCCGGCCGATCTGGCCAACGAGATCGCCAAGACCCGGGATCTGACGGACAAGCCGTTCGGGGTGAACCTGACGATCCTGCCGGCGATCAACCCGCCGCCCTATGACGAGTACCGGCAGGTGATCGTCGACGCCGGCATCACGATCGTCGAGACCGCGGGTTCCAACCCGGCGCCGCATCTGCCGATGTTCCACGACAACGGCATCAAGGTGCTGCACAAGTGCACCTCGGTGCGGCATGCGGTCAAGGCGCAGAGCCTCGGGGTGGACGGCATCAGCATCGACGGCTTCGAGTGCGCCGGACATCCCGGCGAGGACGACATCCCCGGCCTGGTGCTGATCCCGGCGGCGGCGGACAAGATCGAGATCCCGATGATCGCCTCCGGCGGCTTCGCCGACGCCCGTGGCCTGGTGGCCGCGCTCGCGCTGGGCGCAGACGGCATCAACATGGGGTCGCGGTTCATGTGCACGGTCGAGTCCTGCATCCACGACAACGTCAAGCAGGCCATCGTGGCCGGCGACGAGCGGGGTACGGAGCTGATCTTCCGGAGTCTGCACAACACCGCTCGCGTCGCGTCGAACGTGGTGTCGCGGGAGGTGGTGCAGATCCTCAAAGACGGCGGTCAGTTCTCCGACGTCAAGGACCTGGTGGCGGGAGTACGTGGCCGGCGGGTGTTCGATGAAGGCGACGTCGACGCCGGAATCTGGACGGTGGGAACCGCGATGGGCTTGATCAACGATGTGCCGACGGTGGGCGACCTGGTGTCGCGCATCGTGGCCGAGGCCGAAGACCTGATCAGCGGCCGACTGGCCACGATGGTGGCCGAGAAGTCGGCCGTCTAGACAGCCTGACCGAAAGAGCGCGCGTCCGCGAGGGGCGCGCGCTCTTTTGTCACACTGCGGTGGGCAGCTGCTCGTCGTCGAGCTGTTCCGACGTCAGCCCCTCGACGAGTACATCGCCGTGGTAGAGGGCGTCGAAATCAACCTTGATGACATCAGCACTGGTGTCGTCGATCCACATGTACTGAACAGTAACCACCACCTCTAAGGAATCTTTGAGTCTCGATTCGGAAAACTGTGGCAATTCTTACCGCTGGGTAGGGTCGGCCGCGGGCGGGGTGGTGAGGTGGATCGGGTTGACGCCGTAGAGCGCCACCCAGGTGACGACGGCGGCGACCACCGCGAGCACCAGCAGCGCCACCTTCACCCGCGGTGACCAGCGCACACGGCCGGCGAGGCGGGCGTCGACCGCATAGCGACCGGGCCCGGTGAACAGCAGGGCCGCCGCGCCGAGGCCCAGCAGGAACGGCACGTTGAACGGTTCGGACCAGAACGCCGCCGCCGAGACGTTGACCGCCCAGGCGCACAGCATGGAGCTCAGCACGGCGCAGGCACCAAGCGGCGTGACGACGCCGAGCATCAGGGCCACGGCGCCGAGGGTCTCGGCGCCGGTGACCATCAGCGCGGCCAGGGTGGGGAGCCGCCATCCGGCCTCGGCCATGAACCCGACCGTCGTCGAGAAGTCGAAGGCCTTGATCAGGCCGGCCTGTAGCACCGCAGCACCGATGCCGAGGCGCAGGATCAGCAGGCCGACCGCAAGCGTTCGGTCCGCCTGCGGCGGCGGGGCGGTCTCTGCCACGGAGGGGCGCGTGAGTTCGTGGGTCATGTCTGGTGGACTCCCGTGGCCGCCGAATGTCATCGCGGCCGTTGACCCGCGTAGGTTATCGCTGATAACTTAGCGGCGATATTCGGCGACGTGCGAGGAGGGCGCCGATGCTGCACAGGATCGCACGGTTGGCCATCGCGGCTCCGCGCCGCATCCTCGCCGCCGCCCTCCTCGTCATGATCGCCTGCGGCGTGTTCGGGATTCCGGTGGTCGGTCAGCTGTCCGCGGGCGGCTTCGCCGATCCCACCTCCGAGTCCGCGCGCGCCTCCCAGATTCTCGTCGACCGGTTCGGGCAGGGCGACATGGACCTGCTGATCAGCCTGCGGGCCGAGGGCGGGATGGACGCCGCCCGGACGGTCGCCACCGACATCGTGTCCCGCCTGTCGGAGTCGCCCAACGTCGGCGAGGTCACCTCCGCATGGACAGCGCCACCGTCGGCGGCGTCGGCATTGATCAGTGCGGACGGAAAAACCGGTCTGATCGTCGCCGGCATCACCGGTGGCGAGAGCGCCGCCCAACGGCATGCCGAGGAACTCACCGACGCGCTGGTCTACGACCGCGACGGTGTGACCGTGCGCGCCGGCGGCGTGGCCATGACCTACGTGCAGATTAACAGCCAGACCGAGAAGGATCTGCTGCTGATGGAATCCATCGCGGTTCCCCTCAGCTTCGTCGTACTGGTATGGGTGTTCGGCGGGCTGCTGGCCGCGGCGCTCCCGGTGGCCGTCGGCGGCTTCGCGATCCTCGGGTCGATGGCGGTGCTGCGGGCCGTCACGCTGGTCACCGACGTGTCGATCTTCGCGCTGAACCTGTCCATCGCGATGGGCCTGGCACTCGCGATCGACTACACGCTGCTGATCATCAGCCGCTACCGCGACGAGTTGGCCGCCGGCGCCGACCGGGACCGCGCGCTGGTGCGCACGATGTCGACCGCCGGTCGCACGGTCCTGTTCTCGGCGATGACCGTGGCGCTGTCGATGATCGCGATGGTGGTCTTCCCGATGTACTTTCTGAAGTCGTTCGCCTACGCGGGCATCGCCGTCG
This window contains:
- a CDS encoding CPBP family intramembrane glutamic endopeptidase encodes the protein MSGEIIQIARTKAPAFNEPPSLITRRKLVVAVFLLIGAALLGYSLSRPPGDSSFVWLTLALAAVWAIGAYLSGPLHFGHVSFRGRNQRPVITGIGVGLGLGAVFVLGALVARQIPPVRDYITSVLEYVNTGPLWLIVFITVINGLAEEMFFRGALYTALWKYKPVLVSTVLYVIATAATTGNPMLGFAAVILGTVCALERRATGGVLAPMLTHFFWGLVMVLALPPMFGV
- the tet(V) gene encoding tetracycline efflux MFS transporter Tet(V) — translated: MEQPVADPGWRVLAPFRFREYRLLIAAVSLSIFAEGMWAVVMTLQVIALDDDPTSLSLVATCLGVGLVAFVLVGGLAADRLPQRAIIIVVEAVNTAVVTTVAVLGFLDALQIWHLAVAAGALGVAAAFFFPAYSALLPRILPAEQLLAANGVEGVVRPVFQRAAGPAIAGLLVAATFPAVGAVAVAALFAVGLALLLATRTPTRNVAAQQPPQRLLRDLREGFSFVWRTPWLLWTLLFASIFVLVVLGPIEVLLPFVVADRFADGERTYGFVLAFFGIGSALGALTVSSRHLPRRYLTVMMVMWSVGSVPLAVVGVTSSFPVMALATFVIGVTDGAGMVIWGTLLQRRVPPLMLGRVSSLDFFVSLAFMPVSFAIVGPLSKVVSMQAIFLTAGLVPLVLAAVAMWAAGMRRDEVAHPLR
- a CDS encoding enoyl-CoA hydratase, with protein sequence MTTTESYTGIDDLRVQLDGGVLTVTLNRPDSLNSLTAPMLRTLAETLERAADDSRVRVVRIGGAGRGFSSGAGISESDHANPDAAGTPAEVLDAANRCIRAIVRVPQPAVAVVHGAAAGVGASIALACDVVLASEKAFFMLAFTKIGLMPDGGASALIAAAVGRIRAMRMALLAERIPAAEAFAWGLVSAVYPAGDFDAEVDAVIATLVGGPAVALRKTKDAINAATLTELEDALEREKRGQLMLLGGNDFREGTRAFQQRRAATFTDT
- a CDS encoding CaiB/BaiF CoA transferase family protein is translated as MAGPLQGLRVVELAGIGPGPHAAMILGDLGADVVRVERPGKGGGAPSRDYLLRNRRSVAANLKDPDDQKMVLGLIAKADVLIEGFRPGVTERLGLGPQDCAKVNERLIYARMTGWGQDGPRAQQAGHDINYISLNGTLHAIGRAGERPVPPLNLVGDFGGGSMFLLVGVLSALWERERSGKGQVVDAAMVDGSSVLSTMMWAFRGMGMWSDERGVNMLDTGAPYYDTYTCADGRHVAVGAIEPQFYAEMLAGLGLTDADLPDQNDMSRWPELRARLTEAFAAHDRDHWAKVFAGTDACVTPVLSFAEVESEPHNTERDTFYRENDYLYPAPAPRFSRTAPTTPKTPGVPGADTEAVLQDWV
- a CDS encoding 3-hydroxyacyl-CoA dehydrogenase — translated: MEIKDAVAVVTGGASGLGLATTKRLLDRGASVVVIDLKGAEAVAELGPRAKFVEANVTDPEQVTAALDAAEEMGPLRIDVNCAGIGNAIKTLGKEGPFPLDGFRKVVEVNLIGTFNVIRLAAERIAKTEPINGERGVIVNTASVAAFDGQIGQAAYSASKGGVVGMTLPIARDLSRELIRVVTIAPGLFKTPLLGSLPEEAQASLGKQVPHPARLGDPDEYGALAVHIVENPMLNGETIRLDGAIRMAPR
- a CDS encoding NAD(P)H-dependent flavin oxidoreductase — translated: MSIRTKFTETFGVEHPIAQGGMQWVGRAELVAAVANSGALGFLTALTQPTPADLANEIAKTRDLTDKPFGVNLTILPAINPPPYDEYRQVIVDAGITIVETAGSNPAPHLPMFHDNGIKVLHKCTSVRHAVKAQSLGVDGISIDGFECAGHPGEDDIPGLVLIPAAADKIEIPMIASGGFADARGLVAALALGADGINMGSRFMCTVESCIHDNVKQAIVAGDERGTELIFRSLHNTARVASNVVSREVVQILKDGGQFSDVKDLVAGVRGRRVFDEGDVDAGIWTVGTAMGLINDVPTVGDLVSRIVAEAEDLISGRLATMVAEKSAV
- a CDS encoding DoxX family protein, whose translation is MTHELTRPSVAETAPPPQADRTLAVGLLILRLGIGAAVLQAGLIKAFDFSTTVGFMAEAGWRLPTLAALMVTGAETLGAVALMLGVVTPLGACAVLSSMLCAWAVNVSAAAFWSEPFNVPFLLGLGAAALLFTGPGRYAVDARLAGRVRWSPRVKVALLVLAVVAAVVTWVALYGVNPIHLTTPPAADPTQR